Proteins from a genomic interval of Arachis hypogaea cultivar Tifrunner chromosome 10, arahy.Tifrunner.gnm2.J5K5, whole genome shotgun sequence:
- the LOC112715269 gene encoding O-fucosyltransferase 36: MDSSSDDEDDHHNLVDQNVGKPLTLPSTSTTAGTSTFHVEDISSSSRRFQLRKRYIFLILAVIAVVLFFSVTEIRHGLIASFSSDHLSGQMKESELRAINLLREQQLGLLTAWNRTFQHNASHSDPNQLEDLKSALFKQISLNREIQQVLLNPHRTGNTNEPEFDFRNPNLFGGVSYNRCRTMDQNLSQRKIIDWNPKDGKFLLAVCVSGQMSNHLICLEKHMFFAAILSRTLVIPSSKIDDQYDRVIDIDHINKCLGKKVVISFEEFASAKKDHLHINSFLCYFSLPQLCYLDDDHLKKLGSLGLSMSKPEPVWQEDTRKPTPKTIKDVLDKFGHDDDVMVIGDVFFADLENQWVMQPGGPIAHKCKTLIEPSRLIVLTAQRFVQTFLGKKFIALHFRRHGFLKFCNLKKPSCFYPIPQAADCILRVVETADAPVIYLSTDAAESETGLLQSMVVLDGKPVLLVKRPARNSAEKWDALLYRSGIEADSQVEAMLDKTICAMSTVFIGAPGSTFTEDILRLRKDWGSASLCDEYLCQGEEPNFIAENE, from the exons ATGGATTCGTCTTCCGACGACGAAGACGACCACCACAACCTCGTCGACCAAAATGTTGGAAAGCCTCTCACTCTTCCCTCCACCTCCACCACTGCCGGCACCTCCACTTTCCACGTCGAAGATATCAGCTCGAGCTCCCGGCGATTCCAGCTCCGGAAGAGGTACATTTTCTTGATCCTCGCCGTCATCGCCGTCGTTCTCTTCTTCTCTGTTACTGAAATTCGCCATGGTCTTATCGCGAGCTTCTCCTCCGATCATCTCTCCGGTCAAATGAAGGAATCCGAATTGCGCGCCATTAACCTCTTGCGGGAGCAGCAACTAGGGCTCTTAACCGCTTGGAATCGAACTTTTCAGCACAATGCGTCACATTCCGATCCGAATCAATTGGAGGATCTGAAATCGGCGCTGTTCAAACAGATCTCTCTTAACAGAGAGATTCAGCAGGTTCTGCTGAATCCGCATCGAACAGGTAACACAAATGAGCCTGAATTCGATTTTAGAAATCCTAATTTGTTCGGTGGAGTTAGTTACAATAGGTGTAGAACAATGGATCAGAACCTCTCACAGAGAAAAATCATTGATTGGAACCCTAAAGATGGTAAATTTTTGCTTGCTGTATGCGTTTCTGGCCAAATGTCAAACCACTTGATTTGTTTGGAAAAACATATGTTCTTTGCTGCAATTCTTAGTAGGACTCTGGTGATTCCAAGTTCCAAAATTGATGATCAGTATGACAGGGTAATTGACATTGATCACATTAACAAGTGTTTGGGGAAAAAAGTTGTGATTTCCTTTGAGGAATTTGCAAGTGCTAAGAAGGATCATTTGCACATTAATAGTTTCCTGTGTTATTTCTCTCTGCCACAGCTTTGTTATCTTGACGATGATCATTTGAAGAAGTTGGGGTCTTTGGGTTTGTCAATGAGCAAGCCTGAGCCTGTTTGGCAGGAAGATACTCGGAAGCCGACACCAAAGACGATTAAGGATGTTCTGGATAAGTTCGGTCATGATGATGATGTTATGGTTATTGGGGATGTTTTCTTTGCTGATTTGGAGAATCAGTGGGTAATGCAGCCAGGTGGCCCTATTGCTCACAAGTGCAAGACTCTGATTGAACCTAGCCGCCTCATTGTGCTCACTGCTCAGCGATTTGTTCAGACCTTCCTGGGAAAGAAGTTCATCGCCTTGCATTTTCGAAGACATGGCTTCTTAAAATTCTG TAATCTTAAGAAACCAAGTTGCTTTTACCCGATTCCTCAAGCTGCAGATTGCATCTTGAGGGTGGTTGAAACGGCCGATGCACCTGTCATTTATCTTTCTACGGATGCTGCAGAAAGCGAGACTGGTCTGCTTCAGTCAATGGTTGTGCTGGATGGCAAGCCTGTTCTGCTTGTAAAGCGCCCTGCTCGTAACTCAGCAGAGAAATGGGATGCTTTGTTATACAGGAGTGGCATTGAGGCGGACTCACAG GTTGAAGCTATGTTAGACAAAACGATATGTGCGATGTCTACAGTGTTCATTGGAGCCCCTGGTTCCACTTTCACTGAAGATATCCTGCGGCTGAGAAAGGATTGGGGATCAGCATCGTTGTGCGATGAGTACCTTTGCCAAGGTGAAGAACCAAACTTCATAGCAGAAAATGAATGA